GAGCGATATGTCCAGAGACTCCGCACGTATTGTCTCGCTCAGACAAAAAGTTGTGCAGACGATTTTTCGGCCCCCTAAATGACGCAAATGCCCTCACAAGGTGGAGATATTCACAATTGTGAGTATAAGATCACCAGTATTACTCATATCATATTTTGTCAGAAGAAACTATCTGAAATTTAGATTAAATGTGGGAAATTTAGATGAGAGAAGTTTAAATTCACGGCCTTATTGTAActataagagaaaataataaaatcttaATATTTGGAGTCTTTGAAATATAGACTTAATGTGAAAAGTTTTGATGAGAGAAACATTGTAAATGGATAACAACTATTGtgatattatattaaaataggCAACCGACAATGCTTATTATACAAAATAAGCTGTACTTTTcagattttttgaaatttggattaaatgattttttgttaaagaaaagtAGCCGaacaaattataatattaatacTAACGAAAAACTTCCAAGAAATGATGCTTAAGAAGAACAGTGAGAGAAATGATGTTATTGGCATGTTAATTTAAAGCATTAAAACCAATGGAAACTGCATGAGGTAACTACCTAAAAGGGGGGACCCTCATTGGAAACAAATATGAGAGTAGAGTGTTAAAAGTAATATTATAAAACATATAATCAacaattggaaagaaaattcaagCAATACTCATTAAATACATTAATATAAAGTATTACGAAATACGATGTTTCAAATCTAAATGATAGGATGCGATTTGTACTCTAAAACTTAACGtagttcaaaattaattttatttattttatcgaGACAACAAATGATTTTAAATGTCCGCAACAATGACCTTTTAAAGAAAGATTTGGAAAGTAAAAATCAGCCTACATGGGGCCGCAACGGCTCACAAAAATCATCCGCATGACTTCCAATTTTATTCCCATTTATTTCAGTTTCATTCCATTTTCTATGACTATAATTCCCCCCACGTCTCTTCTCCTGCAAATTCCAGATAAAACCAAACGAGGGCAATTCAGTCAATCGGTTATTAGACACCATTTCTTAATTCCAGGTCCACGTCATCATTATTAAAGTCCATTTCGGGGTGTGTGTCGggcatcttttctttctccacaCCGGGCGAAGCGCAACGACAAATTTCAAAGCAGTTTTCTCCAAACCAATAATAGACACGCAGTCGCTCCcattttttcctcctctttcctattttttctCGTCATTTACTCCTCCGCCAACAACCCAACCAAGAGATAGAccttcagaccaaaaaaaaaaaaaaaaaaaaaaagagatagacCTACTCCCAAACACTCGCCGCCCCATACCACCCCCGCCCCCACAAAGGAAAAATCTCGGCCGTCCATCCGGAAGATCAACGGTCCCAAGGCGGTGGCGAGGGGCCAATGCCGTCGTCCGACCGCGAATAATCTCTAGAATCTTCCGTTTCCCACCCTCGCAGGCCCGCCTATATCTCCTCCTCGACGACGCGTCTCTGAGAACCGAAAAAGCTCGTGCTCGCCTCGCGCCGCTCGCTCTCTCACTTTTcagcttctcttcttcttcttcttcttttcctggtACGTCCGGAGCGAGAGATATCGaagctcgctcgctctctcgcGCCCTGCTTTTGCCGTCCGATCGTCCGTCGAGCTCCGTGGCCGGCGGCTCGTGCGTGCTCGCGCGCGTGCTCGCTCTGTTTCGCCGTGCTTTCGGGTTTCTACGTGAGTTAGTCGAGCTAGTAGCAGTAGCTCGACGCGCGCGATCTCCGGGCGGTTTTGGATCGTGCGCTCGAATCGAGTCCGTATCGCGTGATTTTCCGGTGGATCGTTTGATTGACTGACGAGTCTTTGTGTTTCGATGCAGTCGCGGAACGCCTGATCTCATGGGGAAGTGTTACCCGACCGTGAGCGAGGAGTACAGCAAGGCCGTCGAGAAATGCAAGAAGAAGCTCCGAGGCCTCATCGCCGAGAAGAACTGCGCTCCGCTCATGCTTCGTCTCGcgtacctctctctctctctctctctcttagaccCAAAGTTTATTTGCGATCGACTGAAGTTCCGGTCATGTGAATCGACCTTGCCGTGTGCTGTCCCTGCAGATGGCACTCTGCCGGTACCTACGACGTGAAGACGAAGACAGGGGGTCCGTTTGGGACCATGAAGCATGCCGCTGAGCTCGCTCATGGCGCCAATAACGGACTCGACATAGCCGTGAGGCTGTTGGAGCCCATCAAGGAGCAGTTTCCTGTCCTCTCTTACGCCGACTTCTATCAGGTGAGACTACTTGCGGCCCGCAGCTGAAGGCGCTGCCTAGATCTGGACATGATACTTCCGTGTTGGGTTTTTCAAAGTCCGATGCTGTGCCGGCTCGGAATCATGTACATACTAATGATTGTTTTGGTTGGACTGATTATGTCCTGATGCGTCGCAGTTGGCTGGTGTTGTTGCCGTGGAAGTCACCGGCGGACCTGAAATTCCGTTCCACCCGGGAAGAGAGGTcagtggaatttttttttttttttttttggtgctgtcTTGATTAGCTTGATGTCCTGGGGATGCTGGCGCTGTGAAGTTCTTGATTCCAATTGACTGTCTTTTTCACAATTAAATTGTTAGGCGGCTTGGAGGCTTACTAGGGTTTTAGAAGTCTAAGATTTAAGTCTTCTTTTTGAGGGCTTGCTTGTTTTCTAAGAAcaaattatgtctgtgtggacTGATGTATCGAAGATAGGTTAATATAAGCTTTGGAGTTTGAATGTCATGCACTTTTCCTTGTGATGCTAGGCAATGTCGTGACACATTATCTTGTCCTTTATCTCACCTGCCTCCCCTGTGCCTTTTCTGTGTCAGTACTCTCGTGCTCTGCCTTTTATCCCACCAGTTTTCCCTGTAAAATGTTTTGCCAATGATTGATGATTGAATCCTAGTTCATGTTGTGATGATGGTGTTGTCATCTTAAACCACAGGATAAGCCGGAACCGCCTCCTGAGGGTCGTCTGCCTGATGCCACCAAGGGTTAGTTCGTCTTCCCTGCTTTAAAGAGCAAATCTCCATGTGAGTGCTGCATTTTGCATGACAAATGCCTGATCTCCGCAGGCTCTGATCATTTGAGAGATGTGTTTGGTCACATGGGTTTGAGCGATCAGGATATTGTTGCTCTCTCTGGTGGCCATACCCTGGTTTGTATTTCAATTCTCTGGAACTTGGACTTCCGGTGCTTTCCACAAATTAAATCAGCGTAGTGAATTCTGACTTCATCTACTCATTTTTCCTTTCGCTTCCATCCAGGGAAGATGCCACAAAGAAAGATCTGGATTTGAGGGACCTTGGACTACCAATCCTCTCATTTTTGATAACACCTATTTCACGTGAGTTTCCTGGATTTATTTGTGCCGCGAATGGATTTGTATGCCTGATGTGGAAGTATTTTATTGTACTACGACACGGTAGGACCTGGATAGCACTCCGAGTAAAaagtggcttttttttttcttagggaGCTATTGACCGGTGATAAGGAAGATCTCCTTCAGCTGCCATCCGACAAGGCTCTTCTCACTGATCCCGTTTTCCGTCCACTTGTTGAAAAATATGCTGCGGTGCGTACTTTCTCTTTTTGGCTGCTTTGACACAGTTCCTTTCAATCGGCAACTGCATCTACATATGCACTCTGTTTGAACATTGTTTTGCTCTTCCAGGATGAAGATGCCTTCTTCGCTGACTATGCGGAAGCTCACCTAAAACTCTCTGAACTTGGGTAACGATTATATCTCTATTCAGTCCCTTGCAACATGATACAAAAACTGTGCTTTTGACAATACTACGGCATGTTTTTGACCCCAAAAATATATAGATGCGCTGCGTGTTGAAGTAAGAGCAAATTCATTTACCGAGTTCTGGTTTGCTgaactttcttgcagatttgcGGATGCCTAAGCCCCTGGTGATGGATTGCGGTATGAAGGTTGATGGTGCTTGATTCATCCGCTGTGTTTGTCAGATGTAATAGTCGGGATGCGGATGGAAATTTGATGTGTTTGTTCCTTGGTGTGATCTTTCTTTTGAGATGTCTATTAATGGAAGAACAAAGGTGAAATGATGTAAGCGTGCTTTTGATTTGCATAACTCAAGCTTTCCGAATCTGgatcttttgcttcttccccCCCTTCCTCGATGTTCTGTCGCTCATGTGTCTTCCGTCCCATGCTATTATGGAGAACCGAAAACATGCATGTTGTGTTTGGTGAAATGTAGCTCGATTTGAGGTTAAAGTGCATTGGCCCAATGAACCTGTCGGGATGAGTGGAGAGAGCATGGAAGAGCAATTAGTCAAATCGTCCTGCTCCTCTTTGGCCAGAACGAGCAAACTCAGAGCACGCGCAATTTTGGGGCCAATCCCTTTTGCTATGAGTGGTTGTGAGAGAAAAGGCTGTAGTACGAAAAAACCATTTCCTTTCTTAGGCCGCGGAATATTACACAGTTAATGCACTACTTCACATCGGATATATAtcattgatatttttgaaaaatactaaataaaatttgaaatgtcatcattttttttatataaggGTTTAAATGaagattattttaataaatatttattcaaataatagtttgatatattcatatcaatctcaaataaatatttattcaaatatatTCATTGATTGTGAgggcaattttatcttttaatttatttcctttttctattttttcttttcgaaaaggaaaaaattaaaataaaggaaaacacGGGCGGTGTGTGAGTGAAGGCCCACGGGGTTGCCAGTGCCAGGGGTTGCAGGCCCTCGTCAGAGTTCTCCCTTACTGTACCATTTCCACTTCCCCATAAGCATACCATGATTTTGCAATTAAGTCAATGTCAAATCGTTGAAAAAAATAAGGGGCACTAAAATGTACTCACGGGGAAAAACCATTagcaaataatatattataatcgaaaaattataaatataattactTACACATTTAAATGTTTTTCGCACTTAAATTATACCCAAATGTAAAGGGTTTGTACCCACGGCACAAACTATCGGGTATCTAACCTCTGCGATCAAGCAAAAGAAACTCAACTCACGGTTTCGAGGAGTTCACTGTGCCGCATCCTCCAAATCCTCCCTTGCTGTGCAGCTTACACTCTCGCTAAACGAGCCTACTCTCCCTTCGCCGTGCGGCTATAGATTCAAGGAAAGGCAACCTAGGCCTAAGCAAAAGATTTAAATCACAGGAACCCACGGAGCCTACATTATTTGACCACGAAAAGTAAGTAAATTCACATTTGTCTGGTGTATATAAGATATGAGCACTCTATTGAGACAAGAAATCTAATATATCTTTAGGAAGGGCGAgacataaataaaaagattgttGACAATTCACAATGACACAACACGGATGACCTCAACTAATATTATTTCTCTCCTGTATATAGCTTTGTAACATTCTCAAGTTATCTCTAACGGACTGAAACCATGTGCATGCATATCTAACTCGGTTCAGCAAATAACCATTGAGATTCATGCCGCTTCTATCAATTTCAGTGGAGAGAATGTGatttggtcaaaattaaaattgcaatgaCATAGCCTTGTATTCTCCTCCTGGCTGCAAGAAGCAGAACAATTTCTCATTGAGAACACGAGTACATGAACTCCGAGCAATTATTCCTCACTACAGGTAGAGATGAACAAGAAgatagaaaatgaatgaattagTAGATGTATTTTTCCTCCCTCACGTGGTAGGAAATGGCAATGGTTAGAGACAGAAGAATGACTAGAGGAGTTATGGGTTGACTATTCAGAACTGGATTCAGGAATGCTGTTGCAGATATTACTGAACTTTGTACAGTCAAATGGTCCAATTGCCTGATTATTTTTTCGCTTCACCTGCACAAACAAGAAAACTTCAATAATGGTAAAAAGAGTGgactttttataaaatcatcctAATGGCATGCTTCAACTTGCACTCGAAACAGTCAACAAGTCTTGCATCAGCAGCAGCACGAAAGCACACACAGAGAAACGTCATTGCCAGTGGAAATAAGCAACAATATTGCAGCTCAGCTAGATGCAATCGGCAAAATATCAGCCACTGAGATTTCACATAACAGGAACTAAACTAAATGGAAGTCTGAATATCTCTTAGTCCTGGAAATCGTACTTATCCTTCTTTAGATTAGTTACTAATCACTTGCTTAACTGACTGCTTGATGTTTATCAGCTATGAAATTCCAAAGGTACTTTATTCAATTCTATGCTTAGACAACAACATTCATTTGCCACTCCGACTGTCCCCGTCTATATAAACAACTGAAAACTGATTGGGCTTGGAAATTGGACAGctatcttttccttctttatcttTCATAGTTATCTAAGGgataaaaattactaaatgTAAGTGTCAAAAGTAATTTCATTCACAACTAATTCTATAGTCTCTCTTGCATTGGACACGACTTGATGTTAATCAGCTAAGAAAATCCAAATGGACTTCATTCACTTCTATGAGAAGACAACGCATGAATCGTTTTCCACTGAAGTCAGAgttagttatatatatataaataaaaccaGTTAGGCTTGGATTTTGGATAACtaacttttccttctttatttttcacaGTAATCTAAGGCTTAAATATTCTAGATTTAAATGTCAAAGTAATTTCACTCACCAACCGACTCTGTAGTCTCTCTCACATGAGCAACAACCTTTACACAAGCtgtatcccaaaaaaaaaaaaagaaaagaaaagaaaagaaaaaatcaaacttttgcTCAAGTAAGAAAAGATCATACCGGTGACCATGGACTGGGTTCAGGTAGAGTCTTGTCAGGAGGGGAATGTTGGACGGCACCGTGTTTCATTGTAAGAATTTCCTTAAGTCATGATGAATcaaatgtcaaaatttaaagcttaaAGAATCAGTTTACATATAACAGATACTGTATCAACTATCAAGCCTTGACTTGCGAACCGCAAAATCATCGTTGAGCATTAAAATTGAGCAAAGTGGAAGACAGTGTGTGAGattcttctatttttctataACATCCGCAAATGGTCTTCAGGCAAGTACATGACTGGAGTTATCATGGCATAAAACTTGGGTTCAGATGTTTAGATTGCAGATGTGGATTCATTACATAGAGTTGTCTATTTTCTACACAAGAGGTTTATGTTTAGCCTGTTAAATTACCTCCCCAGCAGCTTCGAATGCTGCTAACCATTCCTCAGAGAACGGAGCAGCATCTGGTGGAGGTTTCACTATGGCAGATTCTTGTTTCCCATCTTTCTTGCAGATTTCCCTGCACCAAATTACTTCCCTAGTAAAGATTCTGAATGTGAATGAGGAGGCTTCTCAAACTGGAATCAAATATAGGAAAGTTTAAGTGCAAACTATAAGCACACATATCAATTGAGATTGTGATTCTAACCCTTGGACTGATGTGGTTGTATCCTTGCTGGAATTTAAGGTACTACCAAGTTGGTGCTGCCTCTGGACATCACAAGTAAAACTTTCTGTTGGAATACTAGAATCAGCCTTTTCAGGCAAAATGCTACTTTTCAACTGACTAGCTTCTATGCATTGGTTTTTTACAGGCAGTTCTGCTCGATTGTTTTTGACATCCAAACCCACTTCTTCACTTGACTGCCAAGATGAAACCATAACATCAACTCTTTCTGCTATAGAAAATTCATCTCTGTTGACATCCACAGCACCATCATCTTCCAGTGATGCATTGTAAATATTTGACTGATGTTTTTCAACTGAGACTGACAACACGCCCTCCACATTAGCATCTTCAGAACTTATTCCTACATTGCCAAAATTATCTTTCTGGACAGGTTCTACTTGGGAACAAACATCAGCCTTTAAACATTCGCTTCTAGGGACATCATCTTCGTACAGACTACCACTACTCATAAAACATCTCTTTGGTTCTTTAAGACAGTTGTCCACAGTGGATATCTCAATATTTGAAGACAATACTTGATGAGCCTGTGAATCAGGTTCCAATATGAAGCAGGGACTGTGAAGCTCAGGCTGATAACCAGACTGTGCATTTTGATTAGAAGCCAAGGATAAGTTATCATCCCCAGCCAACCCCTTCATCTTGAGTGAGCAATCAATGGATGAATTGCCATCCAACAGCTGCTGTTGTCCAACCACAGCGGAAGAATTCTTCATAGCATTATCAAAACTATgaaattcttcatttgtttgatCTACATCATCTTGCCAAGATGGATCTTCAACGTGTACAGAGACATCAGGCAGGTTACAGTCCTTCAATTTCTGGTGTTGTCCAAAGGAACCACTACGGCTATCTTCATGAGATGAGGTATCCACTTCCCTTGACGATAACTCTATTCCTGTCAGTGTATCAGGAAGTGGCCTTCCTGTCATTAAACTGACAGAAGCATTCTTCACTGACAAAAgtatttgattttcttcctcatcatcacacTCCATCTCCATTAGTGTATCATCATCTCCATCTTGAACCGCGGATACTAGTGGAATTGAAACATATCTATCTTCCTCTTTGATCCCACTGCAAGGATCATTTCCTAGACCAACAAAGGAAGCAGAAGTAACATCAGTTGCTGCAAGCAGTTTTTGATCTCTGTTCACAATCAAAGAAGATCCCAGATTAAAACCATCAACTTGACCAGGGAGGTACATGTTGTCAGTTGACTGTTGATCACTAAAGAAGGCAGAATTTTCAACTATTTCCTCTGCATATAGAACTTCTACTCTTTTAGCTTCGACAGATTGGTGAACATTCTCTGATGGAAGTACAGGGCAAAGAACAGTAGAGCTGTTCAACTGGACTCCACAAGCATGCTGGCATATGAGGGGAGAATATTTAATCATCAGAGCATTATCCTGGTGTTCACCTCCAGAACTGCAAAGTTCAGTTAGCAGTAAGTCATCATTTTCAATTGCTCCTTCCTTTTCATGAGCAACTTGCTCTACAGCATGAACTTCTGGCTGTTCATTAATACTCATCGTGTGCTCAGCACCCACCAAtaactcatcattttcatttgctcctttttttttgcaagaatCTTCCTCTGCAGCATGATCACCTGCCAGAGAAGTGCCACCATGACTAGCTGTGAGACTACCATAGAAAACTAAATTCTCCGGATCTTCAATAGATGATTCTGTGCTGCTGTCATGCAGTCTGTGAAAGCCATTATCAACCTGCTCTGCAAGTTTCAAGGGAAGTACAAAAGATCCTTGTTCTTCATTCGCATTATCATTTTGATCATTTGTACTGTCCACGTTCTCTTCACAATTTTTCTGGAATTCTTCAGACAATCCAACCCCCATAAACCTGGCTTGACTCTCTAAGTTTGTGACGGAAGTTTGACTATTATCGTAGATATGAGATTCCACTACTTTGACTTTTTCTGAAGATTCAGAGACACCTTCAGCACAGGGTAGCTGATGATCTGGCAGTCCAAAACTACTCTGGATTCTGCAGGCACTGGAATCAGCACAAGGGGAATGGGAGAAAACAGTGGCATCACCAGCTAAAACTTTTGATAATCCTTCAATGCATTGGCTACCAATCATATCATTCTTCTCAAAATtactttcttcctctttcccaCAAGGTCCTGTATGTAAGAATGGTGTATCATCATCAACTGGCACATTTCCATCATCTACTAGAGGTTTTATCTCGATTTTTTGCAGTTCCATATGCCTATGAAGTCCTTCACTACCATCCTTGAGAAACCCATGTATCTTTTGATGGTTATCCAAAATTTCGTGTTGCATTTTCACTTTCATATTTGATTGAGCTTGAGGTTCTGGATCTGCATTTTGCTTTTGATGTTCCTGGCTGAGAGATTTAGCAGAGACTTCCGTGCTTAACCCGATGTTCAGCTTTGTGTCATCAATGGTCATCTTTTGTGCTTTTTCATGCACATGTGGGGGCTTCAGCTTACTCAGAGGGTTTAACGCTGTATGGCTCTTTGAACTACCTATAGCAGACTGAGGATCATAACTTGGTTGAGTATAACTGT
The nucleotide sequence above comes from Eucalyptus grandis isolate ANBG69807.140 chromosome 2, ASM1654582v1, whole genome shotgun sequence. Encoded proteins:
- the LOC104432832 gene encoding L-ascorbate peroxidase, cytosolic, which codes for MGKCYPTVSEEYSKAVEKCKKKLRGLIAEKNCAPLMLRLAWHSAGTYDVKTKTGGPFGTMKHAAELAHGANNGLDIAVRLLEPIKEQFPVLSYADFYQLAGVVAVEVTGGPEIPFHPGREDKPEPPPEGRLPDATKGSDHLRDVFGHMGLSDQDIVALSGGHTLGRCHKERSGFEGPWTTNPLIFDNTYFTELLTGDKEDLLQLPSDKALLTDPVFRPLVEKYAADEDAFFADYAEAHLKLSELGFADA
- the LOC120289422 gene encoding uncharacterized protein LOC120289422, translated to MTIDDTKLNIGLSTEVSAKSLSQEHQKQNADPEPQAQSNMKVKMQHEILDNHQKIHGFLKDGSEGLHRHMELQKIEIKPLVDDGNVPVDDDTPFLHTGPCGKEEESNFEKNDMIGSQCIEGLSKVLAGDATVFSHSPCADSSACRIQSSFGLPDHQLPCAEGVSESSEKVKVVESHIYDNSQTSVTNLESQARFMGVGLSEEFQKNCEENVDSTNDQNDNANEEQGSFVLPLKLAEQVDNGFHRLHDSSTESSIEDPENLVFYGSLTASHGGTSLAGDHAAEEDSCKKKGANENDELLVGAEHTMSINEQPEVHAVEQVAHEKEGAIENDDLLLTELCSSGGEHQDNALMIKYSPLICQHACGVQLNSSTVLCPVLPSENVHQSVEAKRVEVLYAEEIVENSAFFSDQQSTDNMYLPGQVDGFNLGSSLIVNRDQKLLAATDVTSASFVGLGNDPCSGIKEEDRYVSIPLVSAVQDGDDDTLMEMECDDEEENQILLSVKNASVSLMTGRPLPDTLTGIELSSREVDTSSHEDSRSGSFGQHQKLKDCNLPDVSVHVEDPSWQDDVDQTNEEFHSFDNAMKNSSAVVGQQQLLDGNSSIDCSLKMKGLAGDDNLSLASNQNAQSGYQPELHSPCFILEPDSQAHQVLSSNIEISTVDNCLKEPKRCFMSSGSLYEDDVPRSECLKADVCSQVEPVQKDNFGNVGISSEDANVEGVLSVSVEKHQSNIYNASLEDDGAVDVNRDEFSIAERVDVMVSSWQSSEEVGLDVKNNRAELPVKNQCIEASQLKSSILPEKADSSIPTESFTCDVQRQHQLGSTLNSSKDTTTSVQGEICKKDGKQESAIVKPPPDAAPFSEEWLAAFEAAGEEILTMKHGAVQHSPPDKTLPEPSPWSPVKRKNNQAIGPFDCTKFSNICNSIPESSSE